Proteins encoded in a region of the Tachyglossus aculeatus isolate mTacAcu1 chromosome 25, mTacAcu1.pri, whole genome shotgun sequence genome:
- the LOC119945515 gene encoding cytochrome P450 7A1 isoform X1, with protein MMTMSLIWGVLVAVCCCLWLITGIRRRRPGEPPLDNGLLPYLGCALRFGANPLEFLRAKKKKAGNIFTCKIVGKYVHFLTDPFSFHMVMRHGKHFDWKKFHFTTSAKVFGHRSIDPNDGNTTENMHQTFIKTLQGDALHSLIENMMENLQHIMKPSVPPQENPAPWVTDGLYSFCYRVMFEAGYLTLFGKELNSNNDLRKQKAQQAIYLENFKEFDKIFPALVAGLPIHVFKSAYNAREKLAEALLHKNLQKRDKISELVTLRMFLNDTQSTFDDMEKAKTHLAVLWAAQANTIPATFWSLFQTMRSPEALKAAAEEVHNTLKNAGQKVSFDGKPIVLTLDQLNDMPVLDSIIKESIRLSSASMNVRAAKEDFILRLEDGSYSIRKDDVIALYPQLVHLDPEIYPDPLTFKYDRYLDENGKTKTNFYRNGLKLKYYYLPFGSGLTKCPGRLFAIYEIKEFLILMLSSFEMELVDSHPKCPPLDQSRAGMGILPPTNDIDFRYRLKCL; from the exons ATGATGACAATGTCTTTAATCTGGGGAGTCTTGGTGGCAGTATGCTGTTGCTTATGGCTTATCACAGGAATAAGAAGGAG GCGTCCCGGCGAACCGCCCCTGGACAACGGACTCCTCCCGTACCTGGGCTGTGCACTGCGGTTTGGTGCCAATCCTCTTGAATTCCTCAGGGCCAAGAAAAAGAAGGCCGGGAATATTTTTACCTGCAAAATAGTGGGGAAATACGTCCATTTCCTGACCGACCCTTTCTCATTCCACATGGTGATGCGCCATGGAAAGCACTTTGACTGGAAAAAGTTTCACTTCACCACCTCTGCTAAG GTATTCGGACACAGAAGCATTGATCCGAATGATGGAAACACCACTGAAAACATGCATCAGACTTTCATCAAAACCCTTCAGGGTGACGCTTTGCATTCCCTCATTGAAAACATGATGGAAAACCTCCAACACATCATGAAGCCGTCGGTCCCGCCGCAAGAAAATCCCGCCCCGTGGGTGACGGATGGGCTGTACTCATTCTGCTACCGGGTGATGTTTGAAGCTGGGTATTTAACTCTATTTGGCAAAGAGCTAAATTCCAATAACGATCTCCGGAAGCAGAAAGCCCAGCAAGCCATTTACCTTGAAAACTTCAAAGAGTTTGACAAGATCTTCCCTGCTCTGGTGGCGGGTCTCCCAATCCATGTGTTCAAGAGTGCGTACAACGCGCGCGAGAAGCTGGCAGAGGCGCTGCTGCACAAGAACCTCCAGAAGAGAGACAAAATCTCGGAGCTGGTCACCCTCCGCATGTTCTTGAATGACACCCAGTCTACCTTCGATGATATGGAGAAGGCCAAAACCCACCTGGCGGTTCTGTGGGCGGCCCAAGCCAATACCATTCCTGCCACTTTCTGGAGTTTATTCCAAACTATGAG GAGCCCAGAAGCACTGAAAGCGGCAGCTGAAGAAGTACACAACACGCTAAAAAATGCTGGTCAGAAAGTCAGCTTTGACGGCAAACCCATCGTGCTGACTCTAGACCAGCTGAATGACATGCCCGTGCTTG acagtataaTCAAGGAATCTATACGGCTATCAAGCGCATCCATGAACGTCCGGGCTGCAAAGGAAGATTTCATTTTGCGTTTGGAGGATGGCTCCTATAGCATCCGTAAGGACGATGTCATAGCTCTTTATCCCCAGTTGGTGCACCTGGACCCAGAAATCTATCCTGACCCTCTG ACTTTCAAATATGATCGTTATCTTGATGAAAATGGAAAGACAAAGACCAACTTCTATCGCAATGGCCTCAAGTTAAAGTATTACTACCTACCCTTTGGTTCGGGCCTAACAAAATGTCCTGGGAGATTATTCGCTATTTATGAAATCAAGGAATTTCTCATTCTGATGCTCTCCTCCTTTGAAATGGAACTCGTGGACAGTCACCCCAAATGTCCTCCCTTAGACCAATCTCGGGCAGGAATGGGCATTTTGCCACCCACAAATGATATTGATTTCAGGTACCGGTTAAAATGCCTATGA
- the LOC119945515 gene encoding cytochrome P450 7A1 isoform X2 produces MMTMSLIWGVLVAVCCCLWLITGIRRRRPGEPPLDNGLLPYLGCALRFGANPLEFLRAKKKKAGNIFTCKIVGKYVHFLTDPFSFHMVMRHGKHFDWKKFHFTTSAKVFGHRSIDPNDGNTTENMHQTFIKTLQGDALHSLIENMMENLQHIMKPSVPPQENPAPWVTDGLYSFCYRVMFEAGYLTLFGKELNSNNDLRKQKAQQAIYLENFKEFDKIFPALVAGLPIHVFKSAYNAREKLAEALLHKNLQKRDKISELVTLRMFLNDTQSTFDDMEKAKTHLAVLWAAQANTIPATFWSLFQTMRSPEALKAAAEEVHNTLKNAGQKVSFDGKPIVLTLDQLNDMPVLDSIIKESIRLSSASMNVRAAKEDFILRLEDGSYSIRKDDVIALYPQLVHLDPEIYPDPLVPVKMPMNIALWT; encoded by the exons ATGATGACAATGTCTTTAATCTGGGGAGTCTTGGTGGCAGTATGCTGTTGCTTATGGCTTATCACAGGAATAAGAAGGAG GCGTCCCGGCGAACCGCCCCTGGACAACGGACTCCTCCCGTACCTGGGCTGTGCACTGCGGTTTGGTGCCAATCCTCTTGAATTCCTCAGGGCCAAGAAAAAGAAGGCCGGGAATATTTTTACCTGCAAAATAGTGGGGAAATACGTCCATTTCCTGACCGACCCTTTCTCATTCCACATGGTGATGCGCCATGGAAAGCACTTTGACTGGAAAAAGTTTCACTTCACCACCTCTGCTAAG GTATTCGGACACAGAAGCATTGATCCGAATGATGGAAACACCACTGAAAACATGCATCAGACTTTCATCAAAACCCTTCAGGGTGACGCTTTGCATTCCCTCATTGAAAACATGATGGAAAACCTCCAACACATCATGAAGCCGTCGGTCCCGCCGCAAGAAAATCCCGCCCCGTGGGTGACGGATGGGCTGTACTCATTCTGCTACCGGGTGATGTTTGAAGCTGGGTATTTAACTCTATTTGGCAAAGAGCTAAATTCCAATAACGATCTCCGGAAGCAGAAAGCCCAGCAAGCCATTTACCTTGAAAACTTCAAAGAGTTTGACAAGATCTTCCCTGCTCTGGTGGCGGGTCTCCCAATCCATGTGTTCAAGAGTGCGTACAACGCGCGCGAGAAGCTGGCAGAGGCGCTGCTGCACAAGAACCTCCAGAAGAGAGACAAAATCTCGGAGCTGGTCACCCTCCGCATGTTCTTGAATGACACCCAGTCTACCTTCGATGATATGGAGAAGGCCAAAACCCACCTGGCGGTTCTGTGGGCGGCCCAAGCCAATACCATTCCTGCCACTTTCTGGAGTTTATTCCAAACTATGAG GAGCCCAGAAGCACTGAAAGCGGCAGCTGAAGAAGTACACAACACGCTAAAAAATGCTGGTCAGAAAGTCAGCTTTGACGGCAAACCCATCGTGCTGACTCTAGACCAGCTGAATGACATGCCCGTGCTTG acagtataaTCAAGGAATCTATACGGCTATCAAGCGCATCCATGAACGTCCGGGCTGCAAAGGAAGATTTCATTTTGCGTTTGGAGGATGGCTCCTATAGCATCCGTAAGGACGATGTCATAGCTCTTTATCCCCAGTTGGTGCACCTGGACCCAGAAATCTATCCTGACCCTCTG GTACCGGTTAAAATGCCTATGAACATCGCACTTTGGACCTAG